A genomic region of Sciurus carolinensis chromosome 7, mSciCar1.2, whole genome shotgun sequence contains the following coding sequences:
- the LOC124988102 gene encoding histone H2B type 1-C/E/F/G/I, with amino-acid sequence MPEPAKSAPAPKKGSKKAVTKAQKKDGKKRKRSRKESYSVYVYKVLKQVHPDTGISSKAMGIMNSFVNDIFERIAGEASRLAHYNKRSTITSREIQTAVRLLLPGELAKHAVSEGTKAVTKYTSSK; translated from the coding sequence ATGCCTGAGCCAGCGAAGTCCGCTCCCGCCCCGAAGAAGGGCTCCAAGAAGGCGGTCACTAAGGCGCAGAAGAAGGATGGCAAGAAGCGCAAGCGCAGCCGCAAGGAGAGCTACTCGGTCTACGTCTACAAGGTGCTGAAGCAAGTACACCCCGACACCGGCATCTCGTCCAAGGCCATGGGCATCATGAACTCGTTTGTCAACGACATCTTCGAGCGCATCGCGGGTGAGGCGTCGCGCCTGGCGCACTACAACAAGCGCTCCACCATCACGTCGCGGGAGATCCAGACAGCCGTGCGCCTGCTGCTGCCCGGGGAGCTGGCCAAGCACGCCGTGTCCGAGGGCACCAAGGCCGTCACCAAGTACACCAGCTCCAAGTGA
- the H1-4 gene encoding histone H1.4, which produces MSETAPAAPAAPAPAEKTPVKKKARKSAGAAKRKASGPPVSELITKAVAASKERSGVSLAALKKALAAAGYDVEKNNSRIKLGLKSLVSKGTLVQTKGTGASGSFKLNKKAASGEAKPKAKKAGAAKAKKPAGAAKKPKKATGTATPKKTAKKTPKKAKKPAAAAGAKKAKSPKKAKAAKPKKAPKSPAKAKAVKPKAAKPKTAKPKAAKPKKAAAKKK; this is translated from the coding sequence ATGTCCGAGACTGCGCCCGCCGCGCCCGCAGCTCCGGCCCCCGCCGAGAAGACACCGGTGAAGAAGAAGGCCCGCAAGTCCGCAGGTGCCGCGAAGCGCAAGGCGTCTGGGCCCCCGGTGTCCGAGCTCATCACCAAGGCCGTGGCCGCCTCCAAGGAGCGCAGCGGCGTGTCCCTGGCCGCGCTCAAGAAGGCGCTGGCGGCCGCGGGCTACGACGTGGAGAAGAACAACAGCCGCATCAAGCTGGGCCTCAAGAGCCTGGTGAGCAAGGGCACCCTGGTGCAGACCAAGGGCACCGGCGCCTCGGGCTCCTTCAAGCTCAACAAGAAGGCGGCCTCCGGGGAGGCCAAGCCCAAAGCTAAAAAGGCGGGCGCTGCCAAGGCCAAGAAGCCTGCCGGAGCTGCGAAAAAGCCTAAGAAGGCGACAGGCACGGCCACCCCGAAGAAGACCGCCAAGAAGACCCCAAAGAAGGCGAAGAAGCCGGCTGCAGCTGCGGGAGCCAAAAAAGCGAAGAGCCCCAAGAAGGCAAAAGCGGCCAAGCCGAAGAAGGCGCCCAAGAGCCCAGCAAAAGCGAAAGCGGTGAAGCCCAAGGCGGCTAAACCAAAGACCGCCAAGCCTAAGGCAGCCAAGCCAAAGAAGGCGGCAGCCAAGAAGAAATAG
- the LOC124988103 gene encoding histone H2B type 1-M-like, with protein sequence MPEPTKSAPAAKKGSKKAVTKAQKKDGKKRKRSRKESYSVYVYKVLKQVHPDTGISSKAMGIMNSFVNDIFERIAGEASRLAHYNKRSTITSREIQTAVRLLLPGELAKHAVSEGTKAVTKYTSSK encoded by the coding sequence ATGCCTGAGCCCACCAAGTCCGCTCCCGCCGCAAAGAAGGGCTCCAAGAAGGCGGTCACCAAGGCGCAGAAGAAGGACGGCAAGAAGCGCAAGCGCAGCCGCAAGGAGAGCTACTCGGTCTACGTGTACAAGGTGCTGAAGCAGGTGCACCCCGACACCGGCATCTCCTCCAAGGCCATGGGCATCATGAACTCGTTTGTCAACGACATCTTCGAGCGCATCGCGGGCGAGGCGTCGCGCCTGGCGCACTACAACAAGCGCTCCACCATCACGTCGCGGGAGATCCAGACAGCCGTGCGCCTGCTGCTGCCCGGGGAGCTGGCCAAGCACGCCGTGTCCGAGGGCACCAAGGCCGTCACCAAGTACACCAGCTCCAAGTGA
- the LOC124988098 gene encoding histone H2A type 1-C: MSGRGKQGGKARAKAKSRSSRAGLQFPVGRVHRLLRKGNYAERVGAGAPVYLAAVLEYLTAEILELAGNAARDNKKTRIIPRHLQLAIRNDEELNKLLGRVTIAQGGVLPNIQAVLLPKKTESHHKAKGK, encoded by the coding sequence ATGTCTGGTCGTGGTAAACAGGGCGGCAAGGCGCGCGCCAAGGCGAAATCTCGCTCTTCTCGCGCCGGGCTGCAGTTCCCGGTGGGCCGGGTGCACCGCCTGCTGCGCAAGGGCAACTACGCAGAGCGGGTCGGGGCCGGCGCGCCGGTCTACCTTGCGGCGGTGCTGGAGTACCTGACCGCGGAGATCCTGGAGCTGGCGGGCAACGCGGCCCGCGACAACAAGAAGACGCGCATCATCCCGCGCCACCTGCAGCTGGCCATCCGCAACGACGAGGAGCTCAACAAGCTGCTGGGCCGCGTGACCATCGCGCAGGGCGGTGTCCTGCCCAACATCCAGGCCGTGCTGCTGCCCAAGAAGACCGAGAGCCACCACAAAGCTAAGGGCAAGTGA